GCGGGCCTGTTGCTGAAACTGTTGCGGGGCCAGAAAGGCCCCGTCAGTCCATAACGGACGATAGATTTTCATTCCGTCTCCCGGTTACGCCTTCGCCTTCGCCTTCGGCATCTGCGAAACCAGCGACAGGTTGACGTCCATGCCTTCCACCTGGAAGTGCGGAACGGCATACAGTTTCACGCGGAAGAAGCCCGGGTTGTCTTCAATGTCTTCCACGATCACTTTCGCATCGCGCAACGGGTGAGACGCCTGCAGGTCGTCGCCCGGATCGGTCATTTCGGTGACCAGCGTGCGTACCCAGGTGTTCAGCTCCAGCTCCAGCAGACGGCGATCTTTGGTGGTGCCGATGTTTTCACGCTGAATGAGTTTCAGGTAATGGGCGATGCGCGACAGCAGGAAGATGTACGGCAGACGCGCGTTGATACGGCTGTTGGCGGTGGCATCGGCGGTGTCGTACAGCGCGGGTTTCTGCGCGGAGTTGGCGGAGAAGAAACAGGAGTAATCGCGGTTTTTGTAGTACGACAACGGAATGAAACCGAGATTGGCGAATTCAAACTCGCGGGTTTCCGGGATCATCACCTCACTCGGGATTTTCACCTGGTTGCCGGTGCCGAGGTCATACAGATGGATAGGCAGGTCCTGCACCGCACCACCGGCCTGTGGGCCACGGATTTGCACACACCAGCCGTTATTGATGAAGCTGCGTACTATGTTGGCGGCAAAGGCGAATGACGCATTGGTCCACAGGTATTTTTCGTGGTCCGGGCCTTTGACTTCTTCCACATAGTTGAAGCTGCGCACCGGTACGGTGTCCGGGCCATATGGCAGGCGACCCAGTACGCGTGGCATGGTCAGGCCGATATAGCGGGAGTCATCGGTATCGCGGAAGGATTTCCACTTGATGTACTCGGCGCGGTCAAAGTAGTTACCGATGTCTTTGATCGCCGCCACCTCTTCCATGGACTCTTTCAGGAAGAATTTCGGGCCGACTGAACCGATAAACGGCATGTGTGCCGCCGCAGAAACTTTGGAGATGTTACGCAGCAATGCCACGTCCTGAGCGGAAGAATCAAACTCGTAGTTGGAAATAACCGAACCAATCGGCTCACCACCCGGCGTGTCATATTCGGCAATGTAGGTGTGCGCATACAGGCCGCTTTGGATGATTTCAGGGGAGTCTTCGAAGTCCTGGCGCAGGTCATCTTTGGAGACATCCAGCACTTCAATTTTCACGTTCTGGCGGAAATCGGTGCGGTCCACCAGGTGCTTCAGGCCGCGCCACGCGGATTCCACTTGCTGGAAGGCTTCGTGATGCATAACGGCGTCAAGCTGGCGGGAAATCTGATGGTCAAGCTGGGCGATGTGGTGATCGAGCAGAGTTTTGTCCAGACGTTCAACGGTCTGTCCGGACTCTTTCAGGCGAGCCATAAAGACCTGGATTGCCGCACTCACGCGCTGATCGGCGGTCACATCGGCCAGGGCTGCGGTGTCCTGATAATCGTTCAGATCGTTAAGGGCAGAAACTGGGGTCAGGTTGATTTTACTGAACAGAGAAGCATACACACCGCCGGGTTGGGCATGCTCAAGCACGGTGGTCTGGCCGGTGACAGAAGAGGCGTTTTCGTTATTGACTGACATAAGCATTATCTCGCATTAATCCGTTAAAAGAGGAGTTACGCCTTCGGCGCCAGGGCATTCAGTTCGTCACGCAACTCATCGCTGAGAGACGGGTCTTTCAGGATACTTTCGAGCTCTTTGCGGAAAGTGACGTTATCAAGCAGGTTGGATTTGAGGTCGCGCAGCAGGTTGCGCATCGCGAGCATGGCACGCAGTTGGGGGATTTGGCGGGCCACCTGTTCTGGTTCAAAATCTTTCATTTCACTGAAAGCCAGTTTGATGTTTTCTTCAGAACCGTCACCGGCCAGGGTATTTTCAACGGTCAGGTTTACGGAAGGGGAAAATTCGGCGAGCACGCTGTTGAAGTTATTTTTGTTAATGTTAATTTTTTCGCGTTCAGATAACGGACGATTTTCCTTGCCGTTACTGTAGTCGCCCATCACCACCAGCTTCAGGGGTAATTCCACTTTCTTTTGTGCGCCACCGGTATGCACATCGAGCTTAATATTTACACGCGCCTTGGGAATTTCATTCTGGAAGGAATTTGACATTTTATTGGACCTTATGAAGGGCGATAGAATACGGTGAGCGTCATTCGCTCACATCAAAAAATGTTAAGTACTAAAACAGACGGGAAGTTTCAGAGAAAGTATCATTGAAAAATAGAAAATGTAATAGTCTCATTTTAAAAATGTGTATTTTAAGAATTTTCATTCACTCACGAAAACATAAATAAAAACGTAAATCCGCAGAGCGTGTCTTATTGCAACAGGTTGATATAAAAATAATTTTATATTTTCACTCTCGAGATTATTTGTAAAACCTAACAACACCAATCTCATTGAAAAATTTCAATAAACAGCAATACATTCATCACGAAAATATTTTACGTAGATTTATATTCATTATCTATAAGAACTAACTCTCTGACATCACCAAAGCTCACAAAATCAAAAATGGAAATTTCATACATTAAAAACTGCATTTACCCATCTCATATTCAGATGCATCTTAAATACTCAACACCGCTAAAACCGATAATATCCGGCGTAACACCGCTGTCAAAAAGCTTTACCACAGGAAAAACGGGGATGTTTTTGACACGGAGGCGGATTAGTTATTAAAAAGTTAACGGCGGAAATATTTGCCGCTGGAAACTGAAAACACGATATATGATGCACCACATGCAGGTCATGGCGTTTCGTTTCCATTCCCATATTGCAGATATTCTTTATGAGAGATACCACTCTAGGCACCCCAAACCACCGCACACGCTGGACACTTGATGAACTCAGCTATGTCGAGCGTCACTATGGTCAGATCCCCACAAAGGCGATTGCCGACAGGTTGGGTCGCACGGTTGTGGCCATCAGACTGACCGCGAAAAGTCTGGGAATCTCAAAAACAATGAAGTTCTGGACCGAGGATGAAAAACACGTAATCCGCACTCGCTACGCCCGGGGTGAAGGCGTTACTCAGGTGAGTAAGCTTCTGCCGGACAGAAAACGCAAGTCCATCTTTGTCAAAGCTCGTGAGATGGGAGTCAGAAGTGCTCGCCTATGGAGTGACGAAGAAATAGCAATTCTGAAGCAATACTATGCAGGGATAGGCGTGAAAGTAAGCAGTTTATTACCTGGTCGGACGGTGGACTCAGTGAAGCTGAAAGCCAATATACTGAAGCTAAAATATCAAGGTGGAATCGAAAATGGTGCCCGTCAACTGGTATGGAGTGTGGAAGAACTGCAGTTACTGAAGCGGCACAACAATTTGACGCTGTCGGAACTGATGAAAATCTTCCCGAACCGTTCGCGATTATCAGTGAAAAAAGCCCGCGAACGGCTGAGAAAATCTCTGTAGCGGTATTCTATCTGTCGGTGATACACATCCCACCGACACTTTCCTTCGCGCTTAAGTTGCCCCGGCGCCCGTCCGTTGTCGGGGCTTTATCGGTATTAACCGGTAGTGGAATTGGCCAGCATCTCCTGCAACTCACGAGATCAGATACCGTATTTACGGTGCCAGCGTACAGCCCACAGAATAATATCACGCCTGAAATGTCAGCTCCTGGATGCCTTCATGGTTTGCAATAGGAGTCCAGCTAACAAGCCCCCCAATAAAGCGCAGCAGCATACCACTTATAGTCAGCAGAAAATCAATGGTTTGGCCGGCAGTATCGTCTGCCCGGTACAGGTATCTCCATGGCCGGTGATTTTGATGCCGGTTTCGTCGATTCGACACAGGCGCCCCAAAGGACGCCTGTGGCCGCGAAAAGCTTTATCCAGCAAAGGAGCCCGGCGAATAACCCAGCGATGAAGCATGGAATAGTCAATCAGAACACCCGCTGCAGCCATCATTTCTTCCTGGCTGCGAAGGCTCAGCGTAAGCCAGATATCAGCGGACGCACAGGGCCATGATATCGGCGGATGATGCAGTCGACGGAGGGCTTTCCGATCAGAGTCAGGGTCAGAAAACGTCACAAAAAGGCAGTATGTAATCTGGATCCGAATTA
The nucleotide sequence above comes from Buttiauxella selenatireducens. Encoded proteins:
- the tssB gene encoding type VI secretion system contractile sheath small subunit; this translates as MSNSFQNEIPKARVNIKLDVHTGGAQKKVELPLKLVVMGDYSNGKENRPLSEREKININKNNFNSVLAEFSPSVNLTVENTLAGDGSEENIKLAFSEMKDFEPEQVARQIPQLRAMLAMRNLLRDLKSNLLDNVTFRKELESILKDPSLSDELRDELNALAPKA
- the tssC gene encoding type VI secretion system contractile sheath large subunit, producing the protein MLMSVNNENASSVTGQTTVLEHAQPGGVYASLFSKINLTPVSALNDLNDYQDTAALADVTADQRVSAAIQVFMARLKESGQTVERLDKTLLDHHIAQLDHQISRQLDAVMHHEAFQQVESAWRGLKHLVDRTDFRQNVKIEVLDVSKDDLRQDFEDSPEIIQSGLYAHTYIAEYDTPGGEPIGSVISNYEFDSSAQDVALLRNISKVSAAAHMPFIGSVGPKFFLKESMEEVAAIKDIGNYFDRAEYIKWKSFRDTDDSRYIGLTMPRVLGRLPYGPDTVPVRSFNYVEEVKGPDHEKYLWTNASFAFAANIVRSFINNGWCVQIRGPQAGGAVQDLPIHLYDLGTGNQVKIPSEVMIPETREFEFANLGFIPLSYYKNRDYSCFFSANSAQKPALYDTADATANSRINARLPYIFLLSRIAHYLKLIQRENIGTTKDRRLLELELNTWVRTLVTEMTDPGDDLQASHPLRDAKVIVEDIEDNPGFFRVKLYAVPHFQVEGMDVNLSLVSQMPKAKAKA